GAAAAAGGTTATACGTAATTAAATGACCAACTCATTCGGCTTTTTCCAATCACTTTTGCTCCCTTCACCGGAATGTATGAAAATGAGGACACAAGTAATATCATTTCTAGTACGTTGGGTAAAAAGAAAACTTGTTATATAGATTGATAAAAGTTTATCAATTTTAACctttatataaaattgtatgtATTCACTTTATTCAGTGACTGTTGTCGTATGgaagttaaatttaatgaagCAAAAATCTgttaaatgtatataatattgGTAAGACCATGAATAGTATATCCATAATTATTACAAGCTGATTGGCAAAACAATACTGGGAAAAGTATATTGgcaatattttaatgtttgttgttCAGTAATTTGAGAGGATCCAAGCACAAGGATAATTGTTGTGCAATCATTTGATTGATGTTTTTCAACCACCCGAAGGTACTGTACAAGCGGTTGACTTTTCATCTCATATCATAGAAGAAATTACcgatatgaaaataaaatccTCAATTATCATTATTCTCCTCTTTATCCTTTTTATCacctttcaaatttattttttctttatttgaatttattttaccatttaacaattgaataatatatGGAGAAGTTAAAAACGCATTAGGGGTAAATCTGTGAGCGTACTTTTGTTTTGGTTGCCTTAACCACATTACTTCAAGGCCAACGCTTCCAAGTTCCAATTGGGGAAACATGAAGTTCCTCccagatagatagatagatgtGTTGGGCCAAAAATTGGTATTAAAAGACCCAAATGTTTGGACCCGTGAGACTGGTTTAGTTACATATATTATgctacatttaattattttcatccaatttaattatatcatctGAAAAATACTCTTCAATTAacaaagaatttattttaaattaataaaattaaaaattaaaattcaataaagaaaattttagaaaagaaaattaaatgtgATTTGTAAAATTAAGCTATACtgattaactttttatttaccaTAAAGATTAGTTATTCTTTTATGAATCTCGATTATTTCATTGCTATACCTgtttttaaaacctttttactaatttttttataatttctaaaaatacaTTAAGTGTTTGAgaacataatataattaaaactcTTTTCTTTTGTCAGCAAATAAGAggattaatagaaaaatattgcaaaacatatataattattctgTAACCTTTAACCTGTACAATAATACTTTTAGCGTGCTCATCATACGGTTGTAAATCTAATAAATCCAAACTCATCCATGTTTCAGTTtctaaatgataataaaataaccaTCCCATACTTTGGGTTATCGATATTAGAATCCCATTTACCAATTTTGTATAGATTACATTTAACCAAGTAAACGAAGTTCTTCCTTATTATACCTAATCACAGACAACTCTTTTAACACAAATCCCTTGTTGCTAACACGCATTACTCGTATAAATACAAAGAATGGAACAATAATTTAGGTAAGAGATCCAATCAACTCGtattttcattgaataaaaAGGACAACAAAAAGAGGTTATGCAATCATCATGGGGTAAACCTGCTATCGTTGGCTCCAGTATTACTGTAAAGCAAGCTATACATTTTCTATATTcagaaatatcaattttgttgATTACTGCAATGTAAAACAGCATATAGACAACGACTTCAACAAGGATCAGCAGgatgtttcatttaaaataatacatgcCATTATACAACACAACCAACagcaatttacaaaaataaagagcTTGGGTTTTCCTTTTTGAGGGGAGGGGAAGAAAAGAATATCATACAATAACTAGAATTCAAAGAAGATTGGTATTTCAGTGTTGTTATGTCCTTGGATCAAAGAAGTCCTTGATCCTTGGTCACATTCAATTCAATCAGGCAATCATATAAACTGACTAGCAGAGTTTGTATGCTCTCTTCTCTTGGCGCTTTTCTTCATCATGTCAACCCAACTAGCTAATATATTAGACACTTCAAACTTACCAACAAAATTCATCTTTCTAGCTAACTCCTCAAGGATGACAGTATTCCCAGTTTTAGAAATATCAGAAGCAAACTTGTTATAGTCAAGTTGAGGAGCTTTCATCCCCTTCTCTAACATTTCCTCTAAATACCTACATGCGTCACCGGACCTGTCCTGTCTTATAAGCCCACCAATGAGTACAGCGTAGGAATTATCATCAGGACAGCACCCCTTCTGATGCATCTCATCCCAAATTACGTGAcccatttcataattttttgcCATAAAATAGGATTTCATTATCATGTTGTAGGAGTGGATGGTTGGTTCAATGCCACTTTGAATCATTTTCTTGTATATTCTTACTGCATCATCTGCCATATGCTGGCTAGTCATCAATTTTATCAAAGCATTGTAGGTCCTCCCATCGGGTGAACAACCTCTTTCCCTCATTTCCTTCAGTAGATTGTATACCATATCCATTTTCTTCTGCTTCCCAAACCCAGTGATCAAGCACGTGTAAAGTGCAACATCAGGTTGGCACCCTCGATCTACCATTTCATCAAAATATTCTATCGCTTCTCCTGTCATCTTCTGCTTGCAGAAGTCCTGTATAATAATTGTATAACTCCGAACATTGGGTGAAGGACCTTTGGCCTTCATAATTTCAAATAACTTGATGGCATCAGACTTCTTCTTACACTTCAACAACCCCTCAAGCATAACATTGTGCGCAACAATATCCGGCTTAAGTCCCCCATCAATCATCTCATTCCACACCCTCCCTGCTTCCAGCAAGTTTTTCAACCTGCACCAACCACTAAGAAGTATGGTGTAAGTTTGCAAATTGGGTGTAAATCTATCTCTCAATTTCTCAAAAATGGCTTGTGCTTCTTTACCGAGTTTTGCAGCGCCAAGACt
This portion of the Vigna unguiculata cultivar IT97K-499-35 chromosome 6, ASM411807v1, whole genome shotgun sequence genome encodes:
- the LOC114188791 gene encoding pentatricopeptide repeat-containing protein At3g62470, mitochondrial-like — protein: MTLSLGHTTRTSSNILPLTFFLRHHTHSPLPHQHGPCCVFSATELRSFHWRRPPQRGGEQVRLPCGSSLPLSRLLRASPNCTFHNSRCQISLLLPHPSSLLAFQKRLLIPHLGSFSALPLSSFHHEKFPFLNNSRTFVSDADSGLEEDCDGRGVSGESRVDLDEVHKVCKVIDELFALDRNMEAVLDECGFQLSHDLVVEVLQRFKHARKPAFRFFCWAGKRPGFAHDSRTYNCMMSVLGRTRQFETMVALLEEMGEKGLLTMETFSIAIKAFSEAKQRKKAVGIFDLMKKHGFKVGVDVINFLLESLGAAKLGKEAQAIFEKLRDRFTPNLQTYTILLSGWCRLKNLLEAGRVWNEMIDGGLKPDIVAHNVMLEGLLKCKKKSDAIKLFEIMKAKGPSPNVRSYTIIIQDFCKQKMTGEAIEYFDEMVDRGCQPDVALYTCLITGFGKQKKMDMVYNLLKEMRERGCSPDGRTYNALIKLMTSQHMADDAVRIYKKMIQSGIEPTIHSYNMIMKSYFMAKNYEMGHVIWDEMHQKGCCPDDNSYAVLIGGLIRQDRSGDACRYLEEMLEKGMKAPQLDYNKFASDISKTGNTVILEELARKMNFVGKFEVSNILASWVDMMKKSAKRREHTNSASQFI